A region from the Benincasa hispida cultivar B227 chromosome 8, ASM972705v1, whole genome shotgun sequence genome encodes:
- the LOC120084023 gene encoding secreted RxLR effector protein 161-like, whose product MGVLSYFLGLEASSCSDGYYLSQAKYAYDLLARSSITDLATSPTLLDLNIRLTPFDGIPLKDGTLYRQLVGSFIYLNVTYPDFACVVHIVSQFMVAPRSIYFTVVLCILRYIKGTIGHGLQFSSQSSLVLSSYSDANWTGDPTNRRSSTSYCFYLGDSLVSWRNKKQTVVSHSNTEFEYRALADATSLLL is encoded by the coding sequence atgGGAGTACTCAGTTACTTCCTTGGACTTGAAGCGTCATCCTGCTCTGATGGGTATTACTTGTCTCAAGCAAAATATGCTTATGATCTATTGGCTCGGTCAAGTATTACTGATTTAGCCACATCACCAACACTATTGGATCTGAATATTCGCTTGACTCCGTTCGATGGTATTCCTCTCAAAGATGGCACTCTGTATCGACAATTGGTTGGAAGTTTTATTTACCTCAATGTGACCTATCCTGATTTTGCATGTGTTGTTCATATTGTTAGTCAATTCATGGTTGCTCCTCGGTCTATATATTTTACAGTTGTTCTTTGCATTCTACGATATATCAAGGGCACTATTGGTCATGGACTTCAGTTTTCTTCTCAGTCATCCTTAGTGTTATCTAGCTACTCGGATGCTAACTGGACTGGTGATCCCACTAATCGGCGTTCTTCCACAAGTTATTGCTTCTACTTGGGGGATTCTCTTGTTTCTTGGCGAAATAAGAAGCAAACTGTTGTTTCACATTCCAATACTGAATTTGAATATCGTGCTCTTGCTGATGCTACTTCTTTGTTACTATGA